The nucleotide window TGAATTATCTGTCTTATTTTTGTCGCACTGTCGACCGAATCTGGATTGTGCTTTATTAATCAAGATTATCAAATTACAATACTTCAAATGTTTAAGACATGCTGTcaccatatatttatatacggCTTCATGAATTTTTTAAAAGCATGCTAGTAGATGAGAGAGATAAAGAAAAACACTTAGATTACCGGCGTTGCATGTTTTCAGTTAAGTtgaattcttatatattatccGAGGATAAGATAATAGTTAGAGTATCTAGGGTTTCAAAATATGACGTGAGTGGCAAATTGACTGATCGAAACGAGAATACGACTGATCGAAACGAGAATACGACGGTAAGATAATTagagatataaaaaaaataaaatcacaaaaGAGACAAGAAgttgtatttaatttatcaGCCACAACAAAACAAAGAGTAGTAAAAACAGGTTTCCAAACGATTTATTGAAGGACCATGTTCGGCGATCTTGGCTTCCAGATGATGGAATTACCAGCTCGCTAATAAGTAAATCACAAAATACatgctaaaatataatatatagatatttttattgaataagaAACCAATATTTTAGAAACCTATTTCTGACAAAAATAATCTTGATATATCGATTACTATAAAATTTAGAGTGGCCTAAATACATACTAGCTATATGttttaagaaagaaaagaaaatagctAGCTGTATGTAATCCGTTGTACAAGAAATACAATGGATAGATTCCTTAATATAACCACGTTTTAGCCTTTAGGCCACTTTTTAGGTtgtccaaaaagaaaaaaaaaccacgTTTTAAAATTCAAAGTCGCATCTATATAACAACATCGTACATGTCGGGAAATTATTTTAGATTCATTTCATCTCAGTATGACGCACATAgtaacacattaaattttttgaacaaaaaaaaaaaaaaaagtaacacaTTAAATTTCAAAAGTACATATGGGTTCCACAGTCGTAGATTTCcaaactaactaaataaatgAAATTGCAAAAAGCAATTGTTTTGTATTTATTATCTTACTAAAAATTACTCGCATATAttgaaaaaatcaagaaattaaaattagacatttttgataagatttataagttataaaatttgataatatttcatTAATCGCTACAgtagataaaatatataaaattatttataatgcGATAAAATTGGttataaaatttcataaataatatataaaagattataaattcatataaattcatttataaaGCCTCagtaatcatttataaaatataatagaatcaGTTGTAAGAGTTAAAATAAAGAATAAGAATTTTCAAAAGTTTACaatgttatttataaaaacttttaaaCATGTATACAAGCTTCTAAAATATTCAGCAAGAGTTATAATGTTTTAATAGAAGTTGTGAAGCTTTACAAAATTATTGCTAAAGTCTTATTAATCATTTGTAAaaatttactaatatatatatatatgaccttgtaaataaattataaaaatttataataatgtacaaggattttataaattaattttaaaggcTATAAATTGGTTataagaattttaaaaaaaatgtagaaaGTGATTATTAATCACTTATAAACTTTTATCTATTTTAGTGATTGTATAAACCCTTGTTTGATATTACAAATcaactcttataaattattttacaagtTTATAATGAGAAATTctttatgtaaaattttaaatgtttacaTCCAAAATAGACAAAGAATGACATATGTTAATGATTTACAAGATAATTGTAtagaacattaaaaaaataaatttataaattgtcttttgattcaaaaataatttaggGGTTTTACACAGAAAACCtttataacaacaacaaaacattttccctttcttttgaaaaagtgtcatcttatatttttcattgttATACAAAAATCATCGTTGTAAAATTTCACtacaatttatatttatttttagctgaATATTAACTGTAAAATGCAttgatttaataaataaatttatttattaaaaatattatatgttaaGTATATGTAATTAATCGAATAATATATTTGTACTATTTACTTAATATGTGTGAGAAGCGTTTACTGGCATTGGAAGAGTATGAAAATTATTtgtcaaaaaacattataatattagaaatcAAAACATTCAACATTGCGAATATTCATAGACGTATAGAAATATAATTGGTTGGATCACGTGGTTCTGCAAAAAGATcgttacatttttttaattttagtacaTGACAAATCAAATTTGGAGTCTTGTACTCCCACGACAAAATTTTACAGATAGGCTACAGTAATGTGTTACAAATATTACCAAAATTTTACAGATAGGCTACTCCCataatattaaatgaaataCATAATGTGTTAcaaataataccaaaattaataGAATTCTTCAAAATTAACCGACTTTTAAATCTGGCGATCATATACTCTattgatttcattaaaaatgtcattttaacaCATTTCacgcaaattaaaaaaaatataaaaataatgatgTACCGGCATTTAatctataattatttaaataaaaatctattatttgtttgataggataaaaagatattttatatgaaaaattgcATTGGGAACATAGAGtgacatattttttaaataagaaaaaatgataaaataattcttttaaaaataagagCATATCTTCAAAGACTAGccaattattaaaataaaggCAAAACTAAGTCAAGCGTCAACAATTTTAAAACTGGATTTACATAATTTACAAACTcgaataatattaaaatataggCAAAACTAAGTCAACAATTTTAAAACTGGATTTACATAATTTCCTAAATcgaataatattaaaataatattcacaTAAAATTTACTCAAAAACTggtgataaaatataaattcaaatagtgaaaataaaatattttaaatacaaacaaTTATATTAACTTTAGCAAatgattttcaaaatcttgtCCTATTTACTTTCACCAATATATTAgcaaaatatgtaaattatagcATATTTAATGAATATAGGTCCATTCTAATTATTGATAAAAGTAATTTAATATATCAAATGATGATTTTAGCATAGCAAAAtgttatacaaatatattaacatgCATTAGTTACagatgataaaataaattaagtataaaattataaacaattttatattaataatatcgaaacaagatataaaaatattgttatttaattatactatatataattttaaatgtaaataatattttaaaattgttactTGTAAATTCAAAATCTATACACAGAGCCGGGACTGAAAAAAATTAGCCCATAcgcgaaaaaaatattttggttcttttttaaaaaatattgtaaaaatattacTTATACACAGTAATAATAATGTTACCAGTAAAGCTATCTAATATTTCTGATTATATTTGACCCCatgaaatatatattctttGACCCTGAAGCACATGATTTATTGAATTTGTTAAGGCATGACCCTGTctatacatttaaaaaatatgaaagaaagAAATTCTTTAAAATGTCATCTAATTAAAAACGGAGGAAATACTATTTAATTGTATGCGAACCTTTCGGTTGAACAATTATCATGAATGctttgatgaaattttttttatccatgATTAGGTAAATATTTacgtttttgttttaatatttactagattttgaccttGTAGGTGTTTGTTTTTCTGTTAAGAATTGTTTCTAACCTTTGACAATgccataaaattaatttttgatttgatACTTTATTCAGTTTTGACATTCGTGTGTCTCGTTTAATATGTTTAGCCTCCACTTATAAATTATgagattatgtatttttttgtgtATTGCCGACTTTTTTTGATAacgtaaaaattaaaatatataatattatatttttaagtatacttgtgaattttattaaattatattataaatattttgatttaaagtTGTATATAAAGTTCAAGTTTGAtattgagattttttaaaaaacaaatatatgttTAGGTAGAAACATTCAAAACTAAGAATtgaattttaatcatttaataATTTAAGTTATTGAGTTGGGCCATTTGGCTATGATTAAAATTTTGGTCCATACATGCAGAGTTTACAATCTGAGAATATACATATCTTCAAAATTTAccataaaagatatcaaaattgTTTTACACATTTTAAAAGAGAATATACGCATCTTGCAAATTTAACAGATATTTCTTCAATTTCTCTAGATAATAAATATTTGGTTAGTTAATATAACagataataaaattgatttatgcGTCGTAAGTATAGAATATAGAATATtgaacaataatttttttattccttTTGTCTAAATAGATAATTATAATTGGTTCTTAAGATAAGCGATTTAAATATGTTACTATAAACTAGCTCAAGCAATTAGGATGTTGTTAGGAATATTCGTTAGTTGATTCAAACTTCACGTACacagtttttatatataaaaaatattatttttatttacttaggAGAGCAGTGAAGTTAATATGAAGTTTTGAATAGATTGCATTTGAAAAATTGAAAGGAGTTTTGATATAGTGTTAGTAAGATTgatattttttgattaattttataCCTAAAATGAGGAATTGATTTTTTTGAATGTATTCTGTTATGAAACCTGTCATTATGGggattatatattaataattgtgGTTATATAAACTATGTTTCTTTATGTAATATGACATGATAATCCGTCATTTTATTTTGTGATATACATGAACAAAAAGTATTCACATGATAAATAGTTATTTGTTAGTTTTTATATTAGTATCTAATGCAatgagtaaataattaatgatatgattttgttaaattttcatTGACATGAATTTATGATTATATGTTTTCCATACGTCTTTTTCTTacctttgtatttttttattatttccagAATTATAATAGAGTTAGAATTGGTTTGAAGATGCAATAAGTTGTTAATAgctacgttgcacggaagcttcatcggacgtccgcttcccgcttcggaaccggaatcggaatcggaaccttgtggaagcttgcggaatctcgcttccaaaaggtttctaaaatattctctttaaaaacatgTTGAAAGCTTATGATTctgttttggaatcacgcttctatttttttttttaaatacaatgtatatcaataaaatataaaaccatagttttaatctatataaaatataaaaaaataatagtaatgaatattgaattataaatatataaatatcaaaaataatactataaattatctttatgcattgagattttttattaaagctatagcacatattgaaacatattgtgtcaattatttatgaagtattaaaaataattaatataatattttttgtaaacataatttatgtgtatttttacagttttaatataaaatcatttcaaattattataaatgaataaatgttttatttcaaatttaaatcatataattttagtcctatttttttaaaaaaacatatatatttatatatggatatacgtttccaacacgtacccgcttcctaatattttaaaaaatctcgcttctgcgcttccttacgcttccgcttccacgtacccgcttccgtttccatgtaacataggttAATAGTTTAAATGAATTCTGGTTTTGGTAATGGCATTAATAATGGTTTAAGCCAGTGACATGAGATGGTAATTATTGAAGAAAATTCAGGGTTAAATTTTATTGGTCCTCGTGtgtttaatagattagatgtttTTCTAAAGGCAAAAAGGATAGTACTTTATATACTCTGTAAGTGAAagaatatttatatgaaaaaaagaaacatagtGTTTAGTAATTGGTATTTATAAATTGGCACGCAATAACGAAAATCTAAAACCAAGCCCAACTGGTCTCTTTTGTGATTGGAagaatctaattatataaaaaaatgtttgagtCTCTCCCGCAATGTCCACGTGGAAACTCTTTCAATTTAGAGGCGACGCGTGTCCGAGAAGTATGAAACTCATCGTTTCATTTACTTTACTTGGAAATTGGATGGGCTTATATATCGTTAATTTTATAGGCTTCGTTGGGCTTCATGTTTTATCCAAGTCTTCGATCCCGATAGCAAGTTAGGCTTATCGTCTCAAACCAAATTTTAGGGTTCGCAATCCTCTTCGATCTCCAACAACGACGATGTTCATAGTTCATATGTGCTCACCACACCAGCAATGGAGGATCTCTGTGTGTCTCTTCAATCAGCTAGACATTCTTTCCTACAAACCGTTACGGGATGCTTTGATTCATCTTCATTAATGACCGTCTTAACTCATTCGGCCACTCCAAGCACGTTTCCTCATTCAATGCATCTTCCCTTTGTACAAGGAGGTGAATCTACAGCTATAAAAAGGTTAGTTTTCATCATGTGAACATCATTCTCACAATCCTAATAATGGAGCATTCAACGATTCcagttttttgttttcaattcttcTTGCCTGATCTATTTTTTGGTTATGTGAGTGTTAGTTGTGTGATCATATCATGTTGTATTACAATAGCAGAGTCTTTCCTACGGCTTCAAGTGTTTAAGGAATTGATATCAATCTCGCTTATGGATTTCAGACTCACGACTTCCACTTCCTTCAATCAAGGTATTTATTTGCAGCGATTAATTTCTCTTAAGTTTAtcattaaaattgtaaataagGGAGTTTGAGCGCTGGATATGAAGggtctttaaaaaatattacgtGTTTGCCGAAGGGGAAGAAGATTCTGGAGGAGAAATGGATAAGTTTGAAGTCAAGCTTTCTAGAAGGAAGAATTGGATCACAGGTTAGTCTAAACTTCATGAATAATATGCGTCTGGGATTTTATGTCTCTTTGTGGACAGGTTACTTTGTTCTCTAAGCAGTATAAGTAGAACTTTGaagcatagattttttttttggttattgtgATTTCAGCCATCTGTTCTTCATATTTTCTTTACACATTTTTCATTCTAGAATGGAGACTTTAATCAGATCAAACAAATCAACCACACAAATTTTGTAGATATTGTTTTGTTGTAGCATTCGTTTTACTCTGCACTTGAAGTTGTGATGCTGGTTGCTACCTCGCGATCGCGATTAAACTACGATGACATCGTTTTTATGCCATACGCCAACTTAGACTGAGATGGAAACTTTCATTTGCTTAAAGTATTAGGTCTTCAAACTTCATATCCTGTTTATTTCTTTGGTATCTTCGTTTCCAGAAATTGATGTTTCTCATTCAGATGGCTTTGTCTGGGTGTCAATTGACTGAATGGAATAAGCATTCTTCTGCGAAGGAGGTGATGCACAGGACTCAAAGAGACATGTATGTTCATGAAAGAAACAATGAAGGTTTCATTTCATTTCTTACTCTGGAATAAATATTGCAACTGGATCTTtgcattttttcctctaaaccTGATCTCAAAGTTTtgttctttaataaattttcttttcttttgtgctAAGCACATACTCCACTACTGCACGCACAGGTTCACATGTAAGGCTTTGGCCCACAGCCACTGGCTGGCGCCGGTCCATCAGCAGCGCCGAGCTCAAAGGTCCTctgtttttatgtttattctCATCATATTTCATTTAAGTATTTGTGTTTGAGTCTCATGATCATATGTTTTCTCTAAACCAGGCAGTTAAAAGATGTGAGTTGAAGTATGATCATGAACGTATATGACTTGATAGATTTTGGTAATAAGTTAATTTGGATGGCTGACACCTTCTTTTGGCACACTTCTGAATGATTTTAATTTGTAACGGATGGAGGTAGGCCAATGAAGTCAAGAATCTAACGTTTGTCACTTAGGAAGACTGCTAACGACTTTGACGAAGTTATGAGGTAATAATTCTTTTCGCCATGACATGCGTTGGTGGAAGGAGGACGATTCTGCATCATCTTCTTTGCGTCAAGTTTTTCCTTTGGTTTGCTTCAGAGTCAGGGAAAGCAGTGTTAACATTTATCTCTTGAACAAGCAGCCATAAAATTCTGAAAAAGAAATTCAATGCAACTCAGGAAATGTTAATCAGATTGTGAAACGCAAAAGAATATGCTGGTTTCAAGTATGTTTTGGAAACTTTGTTAGAGACTCTTGATATGACTTGGTTTCAAAATATTAAGATTACGATCCATATATGGCCTCTTCTAATCAATTTTAATCATTTCTTTGATAATAGCAATTATTACACGTTAGAAAACTAAtcaaaatgatatttttctttggtcattattttgattttttgaaatAACTTTATCACACAACAATCACTGTATATTATAACACAAATCTTATAAACTAAAGAACAATTAAAGTATGGGCTATGCAGTTACTGTCTGATGAGGTGGTGCATATTAGTCGCGACTTCCACGCTGAGTAACGTATTTGCCAATATTCTAAACTCAAACCCAATTGACAGTCGGACGGGTCTAACAGTGAACGGGACCATATTAGGGTAGGATGGATAAAATtgagtttatttttaatttgtttatgacaaaaaaatttttttgttgatttttttattttaaaatcattataactattataaataaaatattaaatttttatatttaagttttaaaaaatttcataactcacaatgataaatattttaatttataatttaaatattgaatttaaatgttatttttatttggtttatactaaaatttataaaatacacataattaaaaaatatttaataatttagttataatgttatttttatttttatttggtttatactaaatatttgaaaaatatgtttgctTCACTCATGTGATGCCACCTCAGCGTCCAGTTAGGAAAGTCGTTTATTGTGGGCATGACACGTGTCCGTCGGCATAAAACGCATCACTTCATTAACAGAAAGCGACCATATTGTTGGGCTTCGTTTCGTTTATGGGATTCACTTATGATCGATGAACTCATCTCTTAAACTACCCTGCAACGCTCGCCGTGTCTCCAGCGTTGCCACTGAGCTGCTACTGTTGATCGCGTCCAATCCGTATGATTCTTGGCGTCTTCTCTTCTCCGCTGCCATCAAACCCGCTCTGCATCACCATTGGAGAAACAGAATGATGAATTCGTCACCAAATCGAAGCTTGCTCTCTCATGTATTCAACTCGAGCACCGCCGTCACGGTTTGATCTGAACCGTGTCTCCAACCCCGAGTTCTTCGCGTCAAGACACTGCTTCCGCCGCGTCTTCTTCTCGATTCACAGCCTCAGCCAAGGCTTCTTCCTCGACGTCGTCATGCTCGAAAGTCTCCATGGTGAAAACAAGCTTCGCCGGCGTGTAAATACCAATCAGAGGGTTCCATTCGTCGTCATGTCTTGCTCCGTCGTGGCCATCGTCACCGGAATCAGGCCTTGCCGATGCGGATCCAGATAAAAGCTCTTCAAGAAAACAATTGCCAACTTTTGCTTATTTGCACACTTGGTCCTTAAACTTTCAGCTATTCTCATAGTGACCCCAAAACTCTTAGATTTGCACGTATGTCATTTTGAATCAGCCCCAAAACAATTGATGGAGCACTATAGACCTCTTTGTAATTCCACAATGGTCCCTTATCTTTTGATGATTTTCAAATCGTTCACAAACTTTGTAAATTTCAAAGATAACCTCACAATTTCGCCCCACACTTCTCAAACATCCAGTTTAGCCCCTATCAAATGCAAGTGAACACACAAATgcaatatacaaatatatttttacaaaaacaataataatgaaACAGtagtgaatttttttatagaaaatagcGAATTAAtgtttcacaaatttagaataaattaaacatatacAAAATATCCATTAAATTGGATTTAATGGTAAAATAAGTTTATGCTTTGTAAATACCGTGAACATAAAATGTAaggtttatattcaaataaatatgaaaactaaaataaaaatctcaaccataattttaatactaatatgtttattaaaattaagaaacataactatataaaaacccgacaataaaaaaatagaaaaattaaataacttATACTAAAAGAAACatattaaagtaaaatatatcttATCACATAAAATTCCTCttcaaattaaacttaaaaaaatcatCATCATATACATCTCTTTCAAATGCAAACCTAAAACACAAACCACAAAATCGTACAAAACTTAATAACCTAGATCACAACTAaagtatatcccgcccgtagggcgggccggccCTAGTTGGTTTATATGACGTTGACGCATACGGCGTACCTTTTCGTTGCGTCATGGGGTCATTAGTTCGGGCCGGTCTCATTTGTCAAAATCAAAACTATTTTGTTcctcaatattttattttgccTTTACCtcaaaaagtataattttaGATCTGAGGATGTTGTAAATCAACGAACCAAcactttttcattttctttctccGAAAAGAAATCCACTCACCTATGAATTGTTTAAAATGACTCACTTACACGTCAGAAACTTGTAAACACGGTTTCATTGTGggcataaaatattaattttttttttcataaaatattaattgaataCTAGTAAAGAGTATtacatattaattttaactagattttgacccgcgcttaaaagcgcgggtttatttttgaaatttaaagtttttatttgatatgaatttttaattttgattatgtatttacatataaatgtaacaaaaaatatactatttttgtgcatattatttaacatttttattttgagaGAGGTGCATATGAAGTTTATAGACGGATTAAATTATAAAGAACATGCATGGTATTTACTTTATGTACTTGCAATATATTTTCGTAAACGGTAATGAAATGAGGTCATGTTTTGCTATCTCTATAAAAATTATGTGATTCAGTTACGTGTTaacaaaattgtatattttttgcCTAAACTTATGTGGATATGCTATATCTTTGAGACTCAAGAAATGAGCGATATaatgcaatttttttcttttacgttCATTTTCTATTCGTTCCTCTTATTTCC belongs to Brassica rapa cultivar Chiifu-401-42 chromosome A07, CAAS_Brap_v3.01, whole genome shotgun sequence and includes:
- the LOC108869123 gene encoding uncharacterized protein LOC108869123 isoform X10, translated to MEDLCVSLQSARHSFLQTVTGCFDSSSLMTVLTHSATPSTFPHSMHLPFVQGAESFLRLQVFKELISISLMDFRLTTSTSFNQGSLKNITCLPKGKKILEEKWISLKSSFLEGRIGSQMALSGCQLTEWNKHSSAKEVMHRTQRDMFTCKALAHSHWLAPVHQQRRAQRQLKDVS
- the LOC108869123 gene encoding uncharacterized protein LOC108869123 isoform X2 — translated: MEDLCVSLQSARHSFLQTVTGCFDSSSLMTVLTHSATPSTFPHSMHLPFVQGESFLRLQVFKELISISLMDFRLTTSTSFNQGSLKNITCLPKGKKILEEKWISLKSSFLEGRIGSQKLMFLIQMALSGCQLTEWNKHSSAKEVMHRTQRDMYVHERNNEGSHVRLWPTATGWRRSISSAELKGPLFLCLFSSYFI
- the LOC108869123 gene encoding uncharacterized protein LOC108869123 isoform X6 — encoded protein: MEDLCVSLQSARHSFLQTVTGCFDSSSLMTVLTHSATPSTFPHSMHLPFVQGESFLRLQVFKELISISLMDFRLTTSTSFNQGSLKNITCLPKGKKILEEKWISLKSSFLEGRIGSQMALSGCQLTEWNKHSSAKEVMHRTQRDMYVHERNNEGSHVRLWPTATGWRRSISSAELKGPLFLCLFSSYFI
- the LOC108869123 gene encoding uncharacterized protein LOC108869123 isoform X1, with product MEDLCVSLQSARHSFLQTVTGCFDSSSLMTVLTHSATPSTFPHSMHLPFVQGAESFLRLQVFKELISISLMDFRLTTSTSFNQGSLKNITCLPKGKKILEEKWISLKSSFLEGRIGSQKLMFLIQMALSGCQLTEWNKHSSAKEVMHRTQRDMYVHERNNEGSHVRLWPTATGWRRSISSAELKGPLFLCLFSSYFI
- the LOC108869123 gene encoding uncharacterized protein LOC108869123 isoform X11, yielding MEDLCVSLQSARHSFLQTVTGCFDSSSLMTVLTHSATPSTFPHSMHLPFVQGAESFLRLQVFKELISISLMDFRLTTSTSFNQGSLKNITCLPKGKKILEEKWISLKSSFLEGRIGSQKLMFLIQMALSGCQLTEWNKHSSAKEVMHRTQRDMYVHERNNEAHTPLLHAQVHM
- the LOC108869123 gene encoding uncharacterized protein LOC108869123 isoform X7 is translated as MEDLCVSLQSARHSFLQTVTGCFDSSSLMTVLTHSATPSTFPHSMHLPFVQGAESFLRLQVFKELISISLMDFRLTTSTSFNQGSLKNITCLPKGKKILEEKWISLKSSFLEGRIGSQKLMFLIQMALSGCQLTEWNKHSSAKEVMHRTQRDMYVHERNNEGSHVRLWPTATGWRRSISSAELKGS
- the LOC108869123 gene encoding uncharacterized protein LOC108869123 isoform X3, coding for MEDLCVSLQSARHSFLQTVTGCFDSSSLMTVLTHSATPSTFPHSMHLPFVQGAESFLRLQVFKELISISLMDFRLTTSTSFNQGSLKNITCLPKGKKILEEKWISLKSSFLEGRIGSQKLMFLIQMALSGCQLTEWNKHSSAKEVMHRTQRDMFTCKALAHSHWLAPVHQQRRAQRSSVFMFILIIFHLSICV
- the LOC108869123 gene encoding uncharacterized protein LOC108869123 isoform X8, producing MEDLCVSLQSARHSFLQTVTGCFDSSSLMTVLTHSATPSTFPHSMHLPFVQGAESFLRLQVFKELISISLMDFRLTTSTSFNQGSLKNITCLPKGKKILEEKWISLKSSFLEGRIGSQKLMFLIQMALSGCQLTEWNKHSSAKEVMHRTQRDMFTCKALAHSHWLAPVHQQRRAQRQLKDVS
- the LOC108869123 gene encoding uncharacterized protein LOC108869123 isoform X9, producing MEDLCVSLQSARHSFLQTVTGCFDSSSLMTVLTHSATPSTFPHSMHLPFVQGAESFLRLQVFKELISISLMDFRLTTSTSFNQGSLKNITCLPKGKKILEEKWISLKSSFLEGRIGSQMALSGCQLTEWNKHSSAKEVMHRTQRDMYVHERNNEGSHVRLWPTATGWRRSISSAELKGS
- the LOC108869123 gene encoding uncharacterized protein LOC108869123 isoform X4 → MEDLCVSLQSARHSFLQTVTGCFDSSSLMTVLTHSATPSTFPHSMHLPFVQGAESFLRLQVFKELISISLMDFRLTTSTSFNQGSLKNITCLPKGKKILEEKWISLKSSFLEGRIGSQKLMFLIQMALSGCQLTEWNKHSSAKEVMHRTQRDMFTCKALAHSHWLAPVHQQRRAQRQLKDANEVKNLTFVT
- the LOC108869123 gene encoding uncharacterized protein LOC108869123 isoform X5, coding for MEDLCVSLQSARHSFLQTVTGCFDSSSLMTVLTHSATPSTFPHSMHLPFVQGAESFLRLQVFKELISISLMDFRLTTSTSFNQGSLKNITCLPKGKKILEEKWISLKSSFLEGRIGSQMALSGCQLTEWNKHSSAKEVMHRTQRDMYVHERNNEGSHVRLWPTATGWRRSISSAELKGPLFLCLFSSYFI